Below is a genomic region from Miscanthus floridulus cultivar M001 chromosome 1, ASM1932011v1, whole genome shotgun sequence.
TGTCAGATAGTCTGTCCGACCAACACTTAGTCGTATTTCACTTAGGAACACCGTTGTCTCTTGATGGATAGTTCGTCCGACACACTCTTCAGTACAAACAGGGGTACGGTGTTTTAACACTTGCCAAATTCTTGCTAAGTCTAGACAGATGGTTTACCTGACCTGATGGACGACCTGTGACATCCAAATGGACAATCTGTCTTGACCAATCCACCACACATGTTTGTATTCCTAAGTAATGTTAACCTATGACTAAGTAGTATTCCTAAGTAATCTAAACCTATAACTAGTACATATGATTTGTGTAACACATTTATGCATCCATATCACATGACATGCAAAgcataagcatcatgtttacttatttgtactcacatacataTAGGAATTCAGACACCCTGCCACGTGACTCCAGACACTAAGGGGatgcttagtttttttttttttgccacatATTGTTTGATCTTGCTAAGTAAGGATATAGAATAATCTTAAGCAAGGATATAGAACAGTCTTGCTCCTTTGATTGTCTTGCCTAACTACTTTTTTTTAATTGCCTAACTGCCTTGAGGTATGTGTAGGCAAGGTTTGCCTTGCAGCTTGAGAGGGCTGGGCAAGGTTCTCGTGTCTTGTGCTAGCTAGGTGAGGCAAGGCTTGGCAAGCCATCTAGTGAAATCAAGCACGCCCTAACACCGACTTTGTTTCCGAGCCCGAACTAGCAGACCAGCCCGTTGAGCACCAAGGCAGGCTCCTAAACACTTTTCTATACACCCTCGGTTCCATAAAAATGTGTCATTCTCGTTTTTTgataagtcaaatatttttaactttaactaaatatgtaTTAGAAAATATCAATATATAGTACATAATATTATCATTAGATAaccgttgaatatattttcataattaacTTTTTTGGACAttcaaatattgctaatattttatataaatttagtcaaattttaaaagtttgaccaacacgAATAATAAAAACTCTTTTTACGAGAAAAAGGCAGTATTTACTAAACTAAAATAACTTATGTGTGCTAGCTATTGCATGTTGTATGTCTCTCTCCAAAGGCAGCTCATCAAGCCTTTTGATTTAATAAAATTTGAGATTGTTTGactttaaagaaaatgagaattaTATTATTTTAGAGTAGAGTGGGTAGAAAATAGAAACTCCCTGCAAATCCACCTCAAGTCTTTTGATTTGACCTGAAAAAGAAACCCCACAAACACCACGCCACACTACTGCACTGCCTCTCTCCAAAGGCAGCTGCACATTGCCTCCAGCCTTTTCCCTactgtgccccccccccccccccccccccccccccccttcactCTAATGATAGCATAGAGAGAGAAGGCATAGTACTTCGAGGCATCCTCCTCCTTTCCCAAACCCTTTTCCTCTTTCCCTCGCCCCAAGAACTTCATCTCACCTCCAGGCGACCCTTTTGCGCTTGCGCAGGAGCTCGCGGGGACAGTGGGcggagagctcgatcgctgcacCACTACTTCACTGGAGATCCGcccactccgatggaggagatcACCCACCACTTTGGAGTTGGCGCAAGTAGCCacagccacggccacggccagcaccaccatcaccaccacccgtGGGCATCCTCCCTCAGCGCCGTCgttgcgccgccgccgcagcaaccgccgAGCGCAGGCCTGCCGCTCACCCtgaacacggtggcggccactGGGAACAGCAGCGCTAGCGGCAACCCGGTGCTGCAGCTTGCCAACGGCGGCAGCCTCCTCGACGCGTGCGTCAAGGCGAAGGAGCCCTCGTCGTCGTTTCCCTACGCAggcgacctcgaggccatcaagGCCAAGATCATCTCGCACCCGCACTACTACTCGCTCCTCGCCGCCTACCTCGAGTGCAAGAAGGCAAGCAAGACCTTGTACTAGTAGCAGCCTAACAGTAGCGCACTAGCGCTCCTGCTTCCGGTTCTGCTAGAGAAGTTTAGCCACATCTGATGTCAAGCATGGCGCATGCATATACTTTCTGCTTCCTTTTACATAGCATACTATAGTTTATGCATGCTGCTCATGCAGTAGACATGTGCATCCGGTGTTCAGAACTTTCTTAAAAGTCCGTGTGGGTGTTTGCAGGTGGGGGCACCACCGGAGGTGGCGGCGAGGCTGACGGCGATGGCGCAGGAGCTGGAGGCGCGGCAGCGCACGGCGCTCGGCGGCCTGGGCGCTGCAACGGAGCCGGAGCTGGACCAGTTCATGGTGAGCTATCAGCTAACCGTCAGTGACCCCCTTTCTGCAAAAGAAGACATCTTTCTGTGTTTTGTTCTCGAGGTTTATTCACGCACTGTGGCATTATTTGTCGTTGTTTTCAACTCGATTTTAATTTGCGCGTAGGAGGCGTACCACGAGATGCTGGTGAAGTTCAGGGAGGAGCTGACGAGGCCGCTGCAGGAGGCGATGGAGTTCATGCGAAGGGTGGAGTCGCAGCTCAATTCGCTTTCCATCTCTGGAAGATCGCTGCGCAATATCCTTTCCTCTGGTACTGAAATTGCTGCGCCTCATGCTCCTCTTacactgatgatttttttttggaTCGGATCGGTTCTCCTCGTGCAGTGACGCCTTCTTGTTGAGATCTTCATGTCCTCTTGGTTGCCCATCTATCATGCCCTCTTGTTCATCTTGCTGTCCTCTTTCTTGGTTGAGCATATGTTCTTGATTTTTGCATCTAAAAAAAATGATGTGGTTTCTCAGCAATTTGGCATCTATATAGTTCCCTTTTTAGGAGCATCTTGTTATACATGCATGTTTTGAGTATGGCTACCTGCGCAGCGCAGATGAATGGCTTGTCTGTGCTTCATGTTTTAATGCGGCAGCATTCCTAATCAGGGTTCCAGAAGAATCTTCTCCCTGCTTGCTTTTCCTGGCCTTGCATCTGTGAGATTCTTCTCTCTGGCTTCCATCGATCTTTGCTTCTGCTGGAAAGGAATAGTCCTCACACATGTGCAGCAGTGCAGCTCAATCTAGCACACGTGAAAGCTCTGTTTCTTTTCATACTACACTCCATCCGGCCCATTCCTTCCTTGCGTTCAGCTGTAATACTGCATAGAGATTAGGATGAAATCACCTGTGTTTTTACTGCTGCTAGTACTACTTTGGCTGTTGGCATGGATGCCTTGTTCGTCGTCCTCCATTGATTGATTCCATTTCCAATGGAATATGTGCATGTGTCCTGCAAGTAGTTCCTGGTTCAGGCAGCCATCTTTTCCATGATGGGAACCCCAGGGAATTACGGAGCTCTTTCCTTGTTCTAGGGTTTGGGGAAGGGCAACAGTACTGCGTGCTGTGGCATTGTGCAAGCAACAGTCCATGGCCGAGGAGTCTCACTGGCGTATGTCAGTGAAACACGAGTACACAcgtatacagcctgttcgctggatCGTAAAGGATACTAAATTTCCAgtcaggaacagtgttttcctatcacaccaaactagccagtaaataatccacgatacgatagcGGCGGTGTGCGAATATGAGAGGAGT
It encodes:
- the LOC136454101 gene encoding homeotic protein knotted-1; amino-acid sequence: MEEITHHFGVGASSHSHGHGQHHHHHHPWASSLSAVVAPPPQQPPSAGLPLTLNTVAATGNSSASGNPVLQLANGGSLLDACVKAKEPSSSFPYAGDLEAIKAKIISHPHYYSLLAAYLECKKVGAPPEVAARLTAMAQELEARQRTALGGLGAATEPELDQFMEAYHEMLVKFREELTRPLQEAMEFMRRVESQLNSLSISGRSLRNILSSGSSEEDQEGSGGETELPEVDVHGVDQELKHHLLKKYSGYLSSLKQELSKKKKKGKLPKEARQQLLSWWDLHYKWPYPSETQKVALAESTGLDLKQINNWFINQRKRHWKPSEEMHHLMMDGYHTTNAFYMDGHFINDGGLYRLG